A section of the Telopea speciosissima isolate NSW1024214 ecotype Mountain lineage chromosome 3, Tspe_v1, whole genome shotgun sequence genome encodes:
- the LOC122653501 gene encoding mitochondrial import inner membrane translocase subunit TIM23-1-like — translation MADHSGDSERKTRLYHPYQDLHVPIQNLYNLPTSPEYLFDEEAAVQRRSWGENLQYYTGSGYLTGAIVGAGKGSIEGIKAAEPGDTMKLRINRILNSGGQTGRRYGNSLGVVGLIFAGLESGFIHIRDTDDVLNSVMAGLGTGALYKAASGPRSAAVAGALGGLAAGLAVAGKQAFKRYVPI, via the coding sequence ATGGCGGATCATTCCGGCGACTCTGAACGGAAAACTCGGCTCTACCATCCATACCAGGATCTCCATGTCCCAATCCAAAACCTCTACAACCTCCCGACCTCCCCTGAATATCTATTTGACGAAGAGGCTGCAGTTCAACGCCGCTCGTGGGGTGAGAATCTACAGTACTACACGGGTTCTGGTTACCTAACTGGTGCCATCGTTGGAGCAGGGAAAGGGTCTATTGAGGGAATCAAAGCTGCTGAGCCTGGGGATACCATGAAGTTAAGGATCAATAGGATTTTGAATTCTGGTGGCCAGACTGGAAGAAGGTATGGGAATTCTTTAGGTGTTGTGGGCTTGATCTTTGCTGGGCTGGAGAGCGGGTTTATACATATCAGGGACACAGATGACGTGTTGAACAGTGTTATGGCTGGGTTGGGTACTGGAGCTCTGTACAAGGCGGCTTCTGGGCCACGATCTGCTGCTGTTGCTGGGGCACTTGGAGGTTTGGCAGCAGGTCTTGCGGTTGCAGGAAAGCAGGCTTTCAAAAGATATGTTCCCATATAG